Proteins co-encoded in one Aptenodytes patagonicus chromosome 14, bAptPat1.pri.cur, whole genome shotgun sequence genomic window:
- the LOC143166990 gene encoding bactericidal permeability-increasing protein-like isoform X1 — translation MAWGTVTTCHASRSRHHPQGTRGPAWLCLLLLLTACVPAAGTNPGIKARLTRKALEFGRQFGLELLQSLLQKEHELNLTGSYYSPLLGTFTYAVPWIHIHELQINDSAVDFAEDVGVRLTVQRARIRLSAEWGAQLGAIQDKGSIELRMHDLAMAAVLGVSVDGTGRPMVWSAGCDARGTDLHMEFHRGHSWLYNLLAPLLQRPLRQELNKQLCLELRRGIHRLEAALKHVKVSTQLDPFAAIDHSLLGRPAIMAEHGDVALKGEFFRVGKCQQRPSSALPVALPVELPAALPTALPAAHEPMLLLAITEFVANSAAFAYFTAGALRRNISSNMLPRRFPLQLRTKSMGVFSPQLQERYPDQPMELHLSARRQPLLSCHPDALHGALFSSAEAFVVLPNATRVPAFLLNIDANVTGKPTITGNRLGGTVSLRGLSVAQVTSHVGPVEVKRLETLLKFGLWLFGVPWANRRLRAGVPLPALHGLSLLNPRLSLQEGFVLINTDLQYKS, via the exons ATGGCGTGGGGCACCGTGACCACCTGCCACG CCTCCAGGTCCCGGCACCATCCCCAAGGCACACGAGGGCCGGCGTGGCTCTGTCTCTTGCTCCTGCTGACTGCCTGCGTGCCCGCGGCCGGCACCAACCCCGGCATCAAGGCCCGGCTGACCCGGAAGGCATTGGAATTCG GCCGGCAGTTtgggctggagctgctccagTCGCTGCTGCAGAAGGAACACGAGCTAAACCTGACGGGCTCCTACTACAGCCCGCTCCTGGGGACATTCACCTACGCTGTGCCCTG GATCCACATCCACGAGCTGCAGATAAACGACTCTGCCGTGGACTTCGCCGAGGACGTGGGGGTGAGGCTGACGGTGCAGCGCGCCCGCATCCGGCTCAGCGCCGAGTGGGGAGCCCAGCTGGGTGCCAT ccaGGACAAGGGCTCCATCGAGCTCCGCATGCATGACCTGGCCATGGCGGCGGTGCTGGGGGTGAGCGTGGATGGCACTGGCCGCCCCATGGTGTGGAGCGCTGGCTGCGACGCCCGTGGCACTGACCTGCACATGGAGTTTCACCGCGGACACAG CTGGCTCTACAACCTGCTGGCACCGCTGCTCCAGAGACCTCTGCGGCAGGAGCTGAACAAGCAG ctctgccTTGAGCTCCGCAGGGGCATCCACAGGCTGGAGGCTGCCCTGAAGCACGTGAAAG TGTCCACCCAGCTGGACCCCTTCGCCGCCATCGACCACTCCCTGCTGGGACGGCCGGCCATCATGGCAGAGCACGGGGACGTCGCCCTCAAG GGGGAGTTCTTCAGGGTGGGCAAGTGTCAGCAGAGACCCTCCTCGGCGCTGCCCGTGGCGCTGCCCGTGGAgttgcctgcagctctgcccactGCGCTGCCCGCAGCGCACGAgcccatgctgctgctggccatcACAGAGTTTGTTGCCAACTCGGCCGCCTTCGCATACTTCACAGCCGGGGCCCTGCGCAGGAACATCTCCAGCAACATG ctcccGCGGCGGTTCCCGCTCCAGCTGAGGACCAAGAGCATGGGGGTCTTCTCCCCACAG ctgcaggagcGCTACCCAGACCAGCCCATGGAGCTGCACCTCTCGGCCCGCcggcagcccctgctctcctgccaccccGACGCCCTGCACGGGGCCCTCTTCAGCTCCGCCGAGGCCTTCGTGGTGCTGCCCAATGCCACCCGCGTCCCCGCTTTTCTGCTGAACATC GACGCCAACGTGACGGGGAAGCCGACCATCACCGGGAACAGGCTCGGGGGCACCGTGAGCCTGAGAGG GCTCAGCGTGGCGCAGGTGACGTCGCATGTGGGCCCAGTGGAG GTGAAGAGGCTGGAGACCCTGCTGAAGTTCGGGCTGTGGCTTTTTGGGGTGCCCTGGGCAAACA GGCGGCTCCGGGCCGGTGTCCCCCTGCCCGCCCTGCACGGCCTCAGTCTGCTCAACCCCCGGCTCTCGCTGCAGGAG GGCTTCGTGCTCATCAACACGGACCTGCAGTACAAGTCCTGA
- the LOC143166990 gene encoding bactericidal permeability-increasing protein-like isoform X2 → MAWGTVTTCHASRSRHHPQGTRGPAWLCLLLLLTACVPAAGTNPGIKARLTRKALEFGRQFGLELLQSLLQKEHELNLTGSYYSPLLGTFTYAVPWIHIHELQINDSAVDFAEDVGVRLTVQRARIRLSAEWGAQLGAIQDKGSIELRMHDLAMAAVLGVSVDGTGRPMVWSAGCDARGTDLHMEFHRGHSWLYNLLAPLLQRPLRQELNKQLCLELRRGIHRLEAALKHVKVSTQLDPFAAIDHSLLGRPAIMAEHGDVALKGEFFRVGKCQQRPSSALPVALPVELPAALPTALPAAHEPMLLLAITEFVANSAAFAYFTAGALRRNISSNMLPRRFPLQLRTKSMGVFSPQERYPDQPMELHLSARRQPLLSCHPDALHGALFSSAEAFVVLPNATRVPAFLLNIDANVTGKPTITGNRLGGTVSLRGLSVAQVTSHVGPVEVKRLETLLKFGLWLFGVPWANRRLRAGVPLPALHGLSLLNPRLSLQEGFVLINTDLQYKS, encoded by the exons ATGGCGTGGGGCACCGTGACCACCTGCCACG CCTCCAGGTCCCGGCACCATCCCCAAGGCACACGAGGGCCGGCGTGGCTCTGTCTCTTGCTCCTGCTGACTGCCTGCGTGCCCGCGGCCGGCACCAACCCCGGCATCAAGGCCCGGCTGACCCGGAAGGCATTGGAATTCG GCCGGCAGTTtgggctggagctgctccagTCGCTGCTGCAGAAGGAACACGAGCTAAACCTGACGGGCTCCTACTACAGCCCGCTCCTGGGGACATTCACCTACGCTGTGCCCTG GATCCACATCCACGAGCTGCAGATAAACGACTCTGCCGTGGACTTCGCCGAGGACGTGGGGGTGAGGCTGACGGTGCAGCGCGCCCGCATCCGGCTCAGCGCCGAGTGGGGAGCCCAGCTGGGTGCCAT ccaGGACAAGGGCTCCATCGAGCTCCGCATGCATGACCTGGCCATGGCGGCGGTGCTGGGGGTGAGCGTGGATGGCACTGGCCGCCCCATGGTGTGGAGCGCTGGCTGCGACGCCCGTGGCACTGACCTGCACATGGAGTTTCACCGCGGACACAG CTGGCTCTACAACCTGCTGGCACCGCTGCTCCAGAGACCTCTGCGGCAGGAGCTGAACAAGCAG ctctgccTTGAGCTCCGCAGGGGCATCCACAGGCTGGAGGCTGCCCTGAAGCACGTGAAAG TGTCCACCCAGCTGGACCCCTTCGCCGCCATCGACCACTCCCTGCTGGGACGGCCGGCCATCATGGCAGAGCACGGGGACGTCGCCCTCAAG GGGGAGTTCTTCAGGGTGGGCAAGTGTCAGCAGAGACCCTCCTCGGCGCTGCCCGTGGCGCTGCCCGTGGAgttgcctgcagctctgcccactGCGCTGCCCGCAGCGCACGAgcccatgctgctgctggccatcACAGAGTTTGTTGCCAACTCGGCCGCCTTCGCATACTTCACAGCCGGGGCCCTGCGCAGGAACATCTCCAGCAACATG ctcccGCGGCGGTTCCCGCTCCAGCTGAGGACCAAGAGCATGGGGGTCTTCTCCCCACAG gagcGCTACCCAGACCAGCCCATGGAGCTGCACCTCTCGGCCCGCcggcagcccctgctctcctgccaccccGACGCCCTGCACGGGGCCCTCTTCAGCTCCGCCGAGGCCTTCGTGGTGCTGCCCAATGCCACCCGCGTCCCCGCTTTTCTGCTGAACATC GACGCCAACGTGACGGGGAAGCCGACCATCACCGGGAACAGGCTCGGGGGCACCGTGAGCCTGAGAGG GCTCAGCGTGGCGCAGGTGACGTCGCATGTGGGCCCAGTGGAG GTGAAGAGGCTGGAGACCCTGCTGAAGTTCGGGCTGTGGCTTTTTGGGGTGCCCTGGGCAAACA GGCGGCTCCGGGCCGGTGTCCCCCTGCCCGCCCTGCACGGCCTCAGTCTGCTCAACCCCCGGCTCTCGCTGCAGGAG GGCTTCGTGCTCATCAACACGGACCTGCAGTACAAGTCCTGA
- the ID1 gene encoding DNA-binding protein inhibitor ID-1: MKVAAAAPSPLPAGAGGALKAVRPGEAARCGPGPGASPGAAEQAAAAALLYDMKGCYSRLRALVPTLPRHRRVSKVELLQHVIDYIWDLQLALQRGPPRPAAAGDPPEAPCMPAADRILCR, translated from the exons ATGaaggtcgccgccgccgccccctcgccACTGCCCGCGGGCGCCGGCGGCGCGCTGAAGGCGGTGCGGCCCGGGGAGGCCGCTCGctgcgggccgggcccgggggcgtccccgggggcggcggagcaggcggccgccgccgcgctgctgTACGACATGAAGGGCTGCTACTCGCGGCTGCGGGCGCTGGTGCCGACGCTGCCGCGGCACCGGCGGGTCTCCAAggtggagctgctgcagcacGTCATCGACTACATCTGGGACCTGCAGCTGGCGCTGCAGCgcgggcccccccgccccgccgccgctgggGACCCCCCCGAG GCTCCGTGCATGCCCGCCGCCGACCGGATCCTGTGCCGCTGA